TGAAATCGATTTTCTTGTGACACGTTATTAATTAAGGCACTATTATTCCGATAACTTGAAATGGGAAACAATTAATACAGTCTGCACCACATCTGTTGTTATGATGTGTGGAGACCTTTTGCATTGTTGATTGTATAAGAAAACGATTGTGAAGAGAGATTTGCAGCAGAAGTATTCATTTGTAAGTGTCGGTGTAGTCAGCGTTATTGCTGAGAGCAGCCTTTTTTGCTACATCTATATATCTATGGAAGTCATTATTTAATCCTAAAACATTTTCCAGTCCACTTTTATTGTTCTCGTAGTTATGTCCATGCGCACTTGCAGCTTTATTGTAAGCATCAGCCTCATTCTCCAAAGCAGCAGCAGAATGAGACTGTAAGACACCTTCAGACCCTCCTCTGCGCAAAGCTGATTTTCCACTTTCTTCGCCATGAGAACTAATGTTATTATTGTCGTAAAATTCATTGTCCACTTGGTATTCATCTTTATGATAAACTCGGTGAAagccttttcttttttctcctttatcttgattttttttcaatgcGTATTGCACATTTCTGTTGTGGTCTTCGTTTCCAAATCTGTTGGCGAAGGAATCAACAAAATCTTTAAAACCTCTGTATTTGTGATGGCTTTTCTCTGTAACTGTTTTCTCTTCATTATTTTTGCTATTACCCTTTTCGTGTTGGTCATATccatgtttctttttataaccCCTTTCTGTTGCTGACTCACCTCTGTCAAGGCCTGCGGTATCATAATTTACATCTAAAACTTCGTAGTCACTGTCAGGGAAATCTTCATGTAGTCTTCGATTACGTTTACCATAGTCGTCATGGACTTGCAGCTTAGAATCGTAGTATGAATCTTCTCCTAAATTTAAGCCCTTAAAAGTCAAGGGATCGTCATCACcaacttttttgtcaaaataGTCGTGgagaacaaaagaaaaaaatggctGATGACCTGAAATAGGGTTATCAGGAGTAGTTGTTTGATGGATTGTGGTAAGTGGCGGTCGATAATAGCTCGGCATATCGTGATGGTGCTCATGAACaggaatcactttgtggtcggtATCAACGGCAAATCGTTTGTCTTTTGCTTTTTGTATATCTGAATTAATCTTTGTATGCTCATATTCGTAAggtgtatgaaaaaaataaggCCAGCTTTCATAGGACACTCTTGAACTAGTTCTTATGTCGTCATCATCAACATGATGGAAGTCAAGAACAGGATTAAAACTGTAATCCGTTTTGACTTCTGATGTGCTGGGACGATAATGCATTAAAGATTTTAATCTTTCGTATAAGGCGTCTGATTTGATCTTCGAAGGTAAATAATGAGAGCTATATTTCGCTTCCGCTTTGGCCACATTATAGTCACGTGGCTCCAGATAATTATTATGATCCGTATGGTTATCCTTATGACTGTATTTGTCTGTTACTGTTACACCAGTTTTATCGACGTACTTCTCTTTTGACACTTTGCTAATTGACGATTCGAGACTTGATGGTTTGCCGTTTACCATTCGTTTCACATTAGTTTGCGTTTTTGATACGTAGTCATACTTAGGTGCTTTCATTTGATCTCTTATTCGATTTTTGTGATTGTTTGTATcgatgttattatatttatcagCTACCGATGCGTATACAATTTTGTCTCTGTATTCCATGTTGTATCCATCTGAATATTCCGATGCACTACGTTTTCCTGAGTAAGGTTTGATCTGGAGTGTTGCTCCATGTGGGTTGTGATTTTCAATGGCATTGAACATCTCCGGGTCATCATCGAAGTGGTTGAACACATATGCACTCCTGAAAGGCGCTGAACTTGACTTGGACTTCTTAGAAACGTGCATGCGATATTGAACTGATTGCACTCCCACATCACCACAGACCACGAAAAATAATATGAGTATTATACGAATCATCGCTAGGTACTGTTTCACGTGTTTTCAAGTGCTAGACTCGAATTAAACTGGAAATGGGCGTTCCTAATCATGTTTATatgaattgtttattatttcctTTGGTACCAACATTGTTTCGTTGACAATGGCTCCGTCGACCAGGTCAGACGGTATTGAGAAATATCCTCTAAACACAACAAAAATAGGTGATTAATTTCAAACCAGTTCATTGATTGTTGTTGACAAACACTAGGCTGTTAGCAATGGTACTGTAAACAATAGGGCACACCAGCTGGCAGGGCGACCTCTAAACTGTACTGTTTgttcttttttctactcctctactttaatctggcatttaaataaccaaaaagtctaatataagtacatacataattaaactctttgaaaaagtgtacgctctatggcctataaaagcattgtttacaaagtgtaactgtactataatgtcgccaaaaaagcattgttgttgttttttttttttgacctggaaactggcacctttactttgtttggtgccatagatatactataaaaaaaaagtatacatttgccgccattttcccgcgcgttggaaaataaattggaaaatttttgtgtttcgtttaaaattacgtcgtcgtagaaaaagtattgtatgcaacgttgtataactaggtcaaaaaatgctcgtggcgtctcttattgcgatgttcgccaaggctcacatcgcaactcacgccactcgcattttttgacccttcttatacaactgttgcataaaatactattcaaGTCTCTTAATCAGCGGACGCTGATAATCAATTAATCCTCAAACTATTTTATCAATCTTCAAATTTAGTAGTGCGACGATATCTTTCTTCTTTTTAGGATGTCCGAAGATTATCAAGAAGCACTAGAGATTATTAGTTCACAACTAAAATTTATTGTTTAgttcaataaaaacatttaaaaagagcTGTCGGCACAGAGACCCAGTTGCCAATGAGAGTTTATGTTTCTCATCTTAAAAGAATTCGTAAACTACGACatgttataaaaacaattttggTATTCATGTAAGTATAATTGTATCAGAATCGTTTTACGAAGTTTGTGATATCAGTTTAcgttatataaataattgtattaataataattttcagtgCACTGCAGTCTACAAGCAAAAGGAGCTGAAAGTTCATGAACAAATGTTTCCTTAAGAACGGGTTAGtgctataaaaaagaaaaatcaaataatatGTTGTCTAAATGTGTAAAAGTGACGACACTAGGCGATTCGTCTTCTCAAGTTACCCCGCAAGAACACAGAGCGCGTGGATGACGTATGTTATTATCAAGGCATGGATGAATGTCAGTTGTCAGGCACACATCATGTATAGAACGCCCTCAATAGTCCAGTAgttgaggtcccgggttcaaatcctggtgggaacaaaaatcactttgcgatccctagtttggttaagacattgcaggctgatcactcgattgcttGAACGTAAGGTGATATGTTAAGCAGTCGATCCTGGCTAATTGCTATTCCGTCGgaaattcattattttcaattctatatttttgcgatagaaaatttcaATTCCACACACACAACGAGCTGAATCATCGTAAATCAAAGTACGTGCAGATTGCCATATAAGTacgtatggttgttagtgacatcgtaacgatgattcagaccataattctgagttaatatcaagtggaatttttgtttcggtgttagtgacatcgtaacgaaaactttgagggatgattctgagttgatatctagtggaattttccgtcgaaaaagtatggaactgaatatagttaaaaaaacgctaaaattttcatgaatttttcgacaggaaatttaGATGGAGTGTCCGGGGCGTTCCTACTTATAGATAATAAAAGGGACATAGAATCGTCGTTATCTCTTTTCTGTGGGTATAGGTGCCTACTACAATTTTCTAAATCACTGTCATTTTTTGCTTATCAATAGGCAACCGAATGATATCCACCGTATCAATATaactacttataacttaaaaaaatcacctaTGTCATACCTACTACGTATCGCTGTGATTGTGACCAATCGGCCAATCAACCAGTGTCAAAATAGCGGTGCGCACAACAATAGGTTGCGAAACAGGTGCCTCGCAATACTGAGCGGCGAATGATCGCGCGACCCTCAACGGTAGTCGAAGGTCGTCCCTAATTACACATTAtaatgagggacattccaggctTGGCTCTTAAaaaaagatggcgctgtacaatgtTGCCTTTGCGCAACCTAATTTCATTGATAATAGAcatatacatcttttatctctgtttttagatataaattatgacccttgttattacaccaaggCACCATCTTCGGCCCATTATTCTAATTAAGATAAAAATAAgccatataggtagcaacatatttatattctcatatctgatccaaattacacgcaacaattattttcatataaaggtgaatatcaaaatgtcaagtttggtggcgaactttcatattattttttcgtgaaaaattgggttccgacatcctttcggatccttttggatcctttttaccgacttcaaaaaaggaggaggttctcaattcgaccgtatatttttttttttttttttttttttttttttttttttttttttttttttcttgtcggaacccaatttttcacgaaacgagttcgccaccaaacttgtcacattttgatattcacccatatgGCTCTgccattacttacataatatttttgaataattatgtacccgacccgatggtaattatcacgtttaatctgtacagcgccatctatattttttggggaaagtagtctcattgcaatttaaaaattaaattcaatatCAAATCTCAATATGGTTAATGAAGGTCATATGCACCTGTTACTAAACGATTCGTCATATCCATATCATCGACAATACTACTACGTATAGGTTATCTGCCCCGTATCAATATGAgtttgatttacctcacccctccaaGGGGTGGCCCCCTTGGAGGGGGCCTTTACGTCTACTTAACTCATTGACAGtcccagtgatccatatacgggtcactaagaaacgaccaggggcctgtttcataaaacttacaattgtaaattataaagacaatttgatgtacattgcggggtgtgtgatcacaaatattttgcagtttcaagttagctacgtaatgaacaaacattgtcgttgtaatttacaatagtaagttttatgaaataagtaGGCCCCAGGTAGCACGCATGGGGTAAAGCCGCACACGGTAAgtacgagatttttgtatggatgtCCGTGTGATCTTAAAAGCGCAAAATTCCCAAGTCTGTGATC
This genomic interval from Pectinophora gossypiella chromosome Z, ilPecGoss1.1, whole genome shotgun sequence contains the following:
- the LOC126380315 gene encoding uncharacterized protein LOC126380315 translates to MIRIILILFFVVCGDVGVQSVQYRMHVSKKSKSSSAPFRSAYVFNHFDDDPEMFNAIENHNPHGATLQIKPYSGKRSASEYSDGYNMEYRDKIVYASVADKYNNIDTNNHKNRIRDQMKAPKYDYVSKTQTNVKRMVNGKPSSLESSISKVSKEKYVDKTGVTVTDKYSHKDNHTDHNNYLEPRDYNVAKAEAKYSSHYLPSKIKSDALYERLKSLMHYRPSTSEVKTDYSFNPVLDFHHVDDDDIRTSSRVSYESWPYFFHTPYEYEHTKINSDIQKAKDKRFAVDTDHKVIPVHEHHHDMPSYYRPPLTTIHQTTTPDNPISGHQPFFSFVLHDYFDKKVGDDDPLTFKGLNLGEDSYYDSKLQVHDDYGKRNRRLHEDFPDSDYEVLDVNYDTAGLDRGESATERGYKKKHGYDQHEKGNSKNNEEKTVTEKSHHKYRGFKDFVDSFANRFGNEDHNRNVQYALKKNQDKGEKRKGFHRVYHKDEYQVDNEFYDNNNISSHGEESGKSALRRGGSEGVLQSHSAAALENEADAYNKAASAHGHNYENNKSGLENVLGLNNDFHRYIDVAKKAALSNNADYTDTYK